A region of uncultured Desulfobacter sp. DNA encodes the following proteins:
- the ettA gene encoding energy-dependent translational throttle protein EttA, which translates to MTEDTKKVIYTMMNVGKFHGTRQVLKDISLSYFYGAKIGVLGLNGSGKSTLLKIMAGVDTEFVGETILSKGFTVGFLEQEPLVDSDKTVRQVVEEGVQETVDLLNEYEKISEAFAEPMSDDQMEALLDRQGKLQEKLDHTEAWDLDARLKMAMDALRCPQEDTPVSVISGGEKRRVALCRLLLQKPDILLLDEPTNHLDAESVAWLEQHLSRFEGTVIAVTHDRYFLDNVAGWILELDRGEGIPWKGNYSSWLEQKQQRLAKEEKSESKRRQTLARELEWINMSPKGRRSKSKARITAYEELLNKDAKQQEQKMEIFIPPGPRLGSKVVVAQNVSKAFEDKLLVENMNFVLPPGAIVGVVGPNGAGKTTLFKMITGKEKPDSGTIEIGDSVRLAYVDQDRDTLDPEKTIYEVISGGSETLLMGDREINARAYVGKFNFSGTDQQKKVKDISGGERNRVHMATMLQRQANLLLLDEPTNDLDVNTMRALEEALESFAGCAVIISHDRWFLDRIATHILAFEGDSQTLFFEGSYSDYEKDRKKRLGIKENQPTRIKYRQLTR; encoded by the coding sequence ATGACCGAAGATACCAAAAAAGTTATTTACACAATGATGAATGTGGGAAAATTCCACGGCACCCGACAGGTGCTCAAGGATATTTCCCTGTCCTATTTTTATGGGGCAAAGATCGGTGTACTGGGCCTTAACGGTTCAGGTAAATCTACCCTATTGAAAATTATGGCCGGTGTGGATACGGAATTTGTGGGTGAAACCATTTTATCCAAAGGTTTTACTGTGGGATTTCTTGAGCAGGAGCCCCTGGTGGACTCGGACAAAACCGTACGCCAGGTGGTGGAAGAAGGGGTTCAGGAGACTGTAGACCTTTTAAATGAATATGAAAAAATCTCTGAAGCCTTTGCAGAACCCATGTCCGATGACCAGATGGAAGCACTTTTGGACAGACAGGGTAAGTTGCAGGAAAAGCTTGACCATACTGAGGCCTGGGATCTGGATGCCCGGCTTAAAATGGCCATGGACGCCCTTCGCTGCCCGCAGGAGGATACCCCAGTCAGCGTAATATCCGGTGGTGAAAAGCGCCGGGTGGCCCTATGCCGCCTGCTGCTTCAAAAACCTGATATTCTGCTTCTGGACGAGCCCACCAACCATCTTGATGCCGAATCTGTGGCCTGGCTGGAGCAGCATTTAAGCCGGTTTGAAGGCACCGTCATTGCCGTAACCCATGACCGTTATTTCCTGGACAATGTGGCAGGCTGGATTCTGGAACTGGACAGGGGCGAAGGCATTCCCTGGAAAGGCAACTACTCCTCCTGGCTGGAACAAAAACAGCAACGCCTGGCAAAGGAAGAAAAAAGCGAAAGCAAACGCCGCCAGACCCTGGCCCGGGAGCTTGAGTGGATCAACATGTCCCCCAAGGGAAGGCGCTCCAAATCCAAGGCCAGAATCACGGCCTACGAAGAGTTGCTCAATAAGGATGCCAAACAGCAGGAACAGAAAATGGAAATTTTCATTCCGCCAGGACCCCGGCTTGGGTCTAAGGTCGTTGTGGCGCAAAATGTTTCCAAAGCCTTTGAGGACAAGCTTCTGGTGGAAAACATGAACTTTGTTCTTCCCCCTGGTGCCATTGTGGGCGTGGTGGGCCCCAACGGTGCCGGTAAAACCACACTTTTCAAAATGATTACCGGAAAGGAAAAACCCGATTCCGGCACCATTGAAATCGGTGACAGTGTGCGCCTGGCTTACGTGGATCAGGATCGGGACACCCTGGATCCTGAAAAAACCATTTATGAAGTGATCTCGGGGGGCAGTGAAACCCTTTTGATGGGGGACAGGGAAATCAATGCCCGGGCCTATGTGGGCAAATTTAACTTCTCAGGCACGGATCAGCAAAAAAAGGTGAAAGACATTTCAGGTGGTGAGCGCAACCGGGTGCACATGGCCACCATGCTGCAAAGACAAGCCAATCTGCTGCTTTTGGACGAGCCCACCAATGACCTGGATGTCAATACCATGCGGGCATTGGAAGAAGCCCTTGAAAGCTTTGCCGGATGTGCCGTGATCATCAGCCATGACCGGTGGTTCTTAGATCGCATCGCCACCCATATCCTGGCCTTTGAAGGAGACAGCCAGACCCTGTTCTTTGAAGGGTCTTACTCAGACTATGAAAAGGATCGCAAAAAACGTCTGGGTATTAAAGAGAATCAGCCCACAAGAATAAAGTACCGCCAGCTGACCCGTTAA
- a CDS encoding flagellar protein FlaG — MNMTATSLKAQDTTPERAPLISVDKLQMDKLQVDSPQRAKLQSVQNTKESIGVKENKESLNQTAQNQMTTEEVKEMVESFQMMSETIQTKLSFSVNEENNKIVVSIFDKESEELIRQFPSEEMLALQDKMSDLAGFLFDTKA, encoded by the coding sequence ATGAACATGACCGCAACATCGCTTAAGGCCCAGGACACCACCCCGGAAAGAGCACCTTTGATTTCTGTAGACAAGCTTCAAATGGATAAGCTTCAAGTAGACTCGCCTCAGAGAGCTAAGCTCCAAAGCGTACAGAACACCAAGGAAAGTATCGGGGTAAAGGAAAATAAAGAATCCCTGAATCAGACGGCACAGAATCAGATGACCACCGAAGAGGTAAAAGAGATGGTGGAATCTTTTCAGATGATGTCCGAAACCATTCAAACGAAACTAAGCTTTTCAGTTAATGAAGAGAATAACAAGATCGTTGTTAGTATTTTTGATAAGGAATCCGAGGAGTTGATTCGCCAGTTTCCATCCGAAGAGATGCTTGCCTTGCAGGATAAAATGAGTGATCTTGCTGGATTTTTGTTTGATACGAAGGCTTGA
- a CDS encoding sigma 54-interacting transcriptional regulator — protein MSKNNRNTPLLSTDTTKIILDSISDGVFTIDYNWKITSFNRAAEEITGICRQDAIGCHCWDVFRSNMCEQGCALKKTMDQGKPFVSSSAYIINNRQKKIPITVSTSLLIDKNGEVLGGVETFRDHSVVEALRKELAGGFRVGDMVSNSSAMKNIFNILPQIAESDSSVLIEGETGTGKELMARAIHNTSPRMDHPFVAINCGALPDTLLESELFGYKRGAFTHAVKDKPGHFALADNGTIFLDEIADTSPAFQVRLLRVLQEHEYTPLGGIAKERSNVRIIAAANKNLTTMVENKEFRQDLYYRINVIKISLPPLRHRMEDIPYLVDQFIARLNLRRNKMIQGLSPEVLAAFMAHNFPGNIRELENIIEHAFVLCTKDYITMEHLPPSLAAGSGPRTGKNANPVIAAQIKMITDALERNNNNRNAAARDLGIHKSTLFRRIKKLGIRI, from the coding sequence ATGTCCAAGAACAATAGAAATACACCGTTATTATCCACTGACACCACAAAAATTATCCTGGATTCAATATCAGACGGGGTATTCACCATTGACTACAATTGGAAAATAACATCCTTTAACAGGGCTGCCGAAGAAATCACCGGTATCTGCCGGCAGGATGCAATTGGCTGTCACTGCTGGGACGTTTTCCGTTCCAACATGTGCGAACAGGGTTGTGCGCTGAAAAAAACAATGGATCAGGGCAAACCCTTTGTATCAAGTTCCGCATATATCATTAATAATCGGCAGAAAAAAATTCCCATAACTGTTTCAACGTCCCTGCTCATCGATAAAAATGGTGAGGTCCTGGGAGGAGTGGAAACCTTCAGAGATCATTCCGTGGTGGAAGCCTTGCGAAAAGAACTGGCCGGAGGGTTTCGGGTGGGCGACATGGTGAGCAACTCCAGTGCCATGAAAAATATTTTCAATATCCTGCCCCAGATAGCTGAAAGCGATTCATCGGTTCTCATCGAGGGAGAAACAGGTACCGGCAAAGAGTTAATGGCAAGGGCCATTCATAACACCAGCCCTAGAATGGATCACCCCTTTGTCGCCATAAATTGCGGGGCATTGCCGGACACATTGTTGGAGTCGGAACTGTTTGGATATAAAAGAGGTGCATTCACCCATGCGGTGAAAGACAAACCCGGTCATTTTGCCCTGGCAGACAATGGTACGATTTTCCTTGATGAAATAGCAGACACAAGTCCGGCTTTCCAGGTCAGACTGCTTCGGGTTCTTCAGGAACACGAATATACACCCCTTGGCGGTATTGCCAAAGAGCGATCCAATGTCAGAATCATTGCCGCCGCCAATAAAAACCTGACCACCATGGTGGAAAATAAGGAATTCAGGCAGGATCTTTATTACCGTATCAATGTCATTAAAATATCCCTGCCGCCTTTACGCCATAGAATGGAGGATATCCCATACCTTGTGGACCAGTTCATTGCCCGCTTGAACCTGCGCCGGAACAAAATGATTCAGGGATTGTCTCCCGAGGTCCTTGCCGCATTTATGGCCCATAATTTCCCGGGAAATATCAGGGAGCTTGAAAATATAATTGAGCATGCCTTTGTCCTATGCACCAAAGATTACATTACAATGGAGCATCTGCCGCCGTCCCTTGCAGCCGGTTCAGGTCCCCGGACGGGTAAAAATGCCAATCCGGTCATTGCAGCACAGATTAAGATGATCACTGACGCCCTGGAACGTAACAACAATAACCGTAATGCCGCAGCCCGGGACCTTGGCATACACAAAAGCACCCTGTTCAGGCGAATTAAAAAACTGGGAATCAGGATTTAG
- a CDS encoding NifB/NifX family molybdenum-iron cluster-binding protein, with protein sequence MKVAITTWGNRVSPVFDAAKTLLIADVENQSINSKKYESFHPDDIGALAALLNRERVDALVCGAISETYAARLDENKVRMFAFITGNTMDILDCLARHNTINPNFMMPGCTPAPEGTP encoded by the coding sequence ATGAAAGTTGCGATTACCACCTGGGGAAACCGGGTCTCTCCTGTGTTTGATGCCGCAAAAACCCTTTTAATTGCCGACGTTGAAAATCAAAGCATTAACAGCAAAAAGTACGAATCTTTCCATCCGGACGATATTGGCGCCCTTGCAGCACTCCTCAACCGTGAAAGAGTTGATGCCCTGGTTTGCGGGGCAATCTCCGAAACCTATGCCGCCCGGCTTGATGAAAACAAGGTCCGTATGTTCGCCTTCATCACCGGCAATACCATGGATATTCTGGATTGCCTGGCCAGGCACAATACAATCAATCCGAATTTTATGATGCCCGGGTGCACACCGGCACCAGAAGGAACACCATAA
- a CDS encoding ammonium transporter: MKYVLMILISLACTITAAWAGTDEPPTVLSNAEAIKLVQTHADYVWTLIAAALVFFMQAGFAMVETGFTRAKNAVNIMMKNLMDFSMGSLFFWAIGFGLMFGTSKTGFFGTTGFFLSDFEVGGDPWVLAFWMFQVVFAATAATIVSGAMAERTKFTGYLIYSAVLSALIYPIFGSWAWGSLFNGSGWLEGLGFIDFAGSTVVHSVGGWAALAGAIVLGPRIGKFTKDGHVKPILGHNIPLAALGVFILWIGWFGFNPGSTTAANKDIAMIFVNTNLAAAAGCVMAMIVSWVKFGKPEVGMSLNGALAGLVGITAGCANVTPGSSIIIGGVAGVLVVFAVLFVDKIRIDDPVGAVSVHGVNGAWGTLAAGIFNIGGTSMKIVSVQCIGIVSCFAWTFCTAFILFKVIDLTMGLRVSPEEELEGLDSTEHGGNAYPDFLTSH, encoded by the coding sequence ATGAAGTATGTACTGATGATTCTGATTTCGTTGGCTTGCACCATTACAGCAGCATGGGCCGGGACAGACGAGCCCCCCACGGTGCTCTCTAATGCCGAAGCTATTAAACTGGTCCAGACCCATGCCGACTATGTCTGGACCCTTATTGCGGCTGCCCTTGTTTTCTTTATGCAGGCCGGGTTCGCCATGGTGGAAACAGGTTTCACCCGGGCTAAGAACGCTGTAAACATCATGATGAAAAATCTGATGGACTTTTCCATGGGTTCTCTGTTTTTCTGGGCCATTGGTTTTGGTCTGATGTTCGGTACCTCCAAAACAGGATTTTTCGGCACCACCGGCTTTTTTTTAAGTGATTTTGAAGTGGGCGGGGACCCCTGGGTGCTGGCCTTCTGGATGTTCCAGGTCGTGTTTGCCGCCACAGCCGCCACCATTGTTTCCGGTGCCATGGCCGAACGTACCAAATTTACCGGCTACCTTATTTACAGTGCGGTTTTGTCCGCATTGATCTATCCCATCTTCGGTTCCTGGGCCTGGGGCTCTTTGTTCAACGGTTCCGGCTGGCTTGAAGGGCTTGGATTTATAGATTTTGCAGGCTCCACTGTTGTTCACTCTGTGGGTGGCTGGGCTGCATTGGCCGGTGCCATAGTCCTTGGGCCTCGTATTGGAAAGTTCACCAAAGACGGTCATGTTAAACCGATTCTGGGTCACAATATCCCCCTGGCCGCCCTTGGCGTATTTATCCTGTGGATCGGATGGTTTGGTTTCAATCCGGGTTCCACCACCGCTGCAAATAAAGACATTGCAATGATTTTTGTAAATACCAACCTTGCTGCCGCTGCCGGCTGTGTTATGGCCATGATCGTTTCCTGGGTTAAATTTGGAAAGCCTGAAGTGGGCATGAGTTTGAACGGCGCCCTGGCAGGTCTTGTGGGTATTACTGCCGGTTGTGCCAATGTTACACCTGGTTCGTCCATTATTATCGGCGGCGTTGCCGGCGTGCTGGTTGTATTTGCCGTACTGTTTGTTGATAAAATCAGAATTGACGATCCCGTTGGTGCTGTTTCCGTACACGGCGTAAATGGTGCCTGGGGTACTCTTGCTGCAGGGATCTTTAACATCGGAGGGACAAGTATGAAAATTGTGTCCGTACAGTGCATCGGTATTGTTTCCTGTTTTGCATGGACATTTTGCACAGCTTTTATACTGTTCAAGGTTATTGACCTTACCATGGGCTTACGTGTCTCTCCGGAAGAAGAACTGGAAGGCCTGGACTCCACGGAACATGGTGGCAATGCATATCCTGACTTTTTAACCAGCCATTAG
- a CDS encoding P-II family nitrogen regulator, which translates to MKKIVAVIKPFKVDEVKDALANISINGMTISEVKGFGRQKGHKEVYRGAEYQTDFVPKVELKICVSDDQAQAVVDTIVKTAKTGKIGDGKIFILPVEDVVRIRTGETGTEAL; encoded by the coding sequence ATGAAAAAAATTGTGGCAGTGATAAAACCGTTCAAGGTGGATGAGGTTAAAGATGCTTTAGCCAATATCAGCATTAACGGTATGACGATTTCGGAAGTCAAGGGCTTTGGTCGCCAGAAAGGACACAAAGAGGTGTACCGGGGTGCAGAATATCAGACTGACTTTGTACCCAAAGTTGAATTGAAAATCTGTGTTTCAGATGACCAGGCCCAGGCTGTGGTGGATACAATAGTAAAAACAGCGAAAACAGGAAAAATCGGTGACGGTAAAATTTTTATCCTTCCTGTGGAAGATGTTGTTCGTATTCGTACAGGTGAAACCGGAACAGAAGCGCTATAA
- a CDS encoding tetratricopeptide repeat protein, with protein sequence MQKITKEKIEENENNTDKVLNLCKNARTFIRTRNPRQAEPLLFEALEISPQNPYVLVALGDAKRMQKQFTTSAKYYELCLGADPLNPFAMSGLGDAYRGSNNLDGAIDIWSQALDAYPENYLVMTRLADALTKKGDLVTARKIYEKAIKLNPEDPFALSGLGNLLVRLKEFDLSRPFLEKLVIKQPQNPRAIGALANFYRRQEDFSNAKALFNRILDIDPNNVYAMDGLADCARGNKDYEKAKQLWGKAMAAGMNPAIAKTRIADACLQMQQFTQARQYYDQVLAMSEDRFALFGRLRLIEAEPGDERNKIIDAAQILSRLFALNPSDDRTINEFNVFRTRYPEIDTYIQA encoded by the coding sequence ATGCAGAAAATCACTAAAGAAAAAATCGAAGAAAATGAAAATAATACCGACAAGGTATTGAACCTATGCAAAAACGCACGCACATTTATTCGCACCCGAAATCCCAGACAGGCGGAACCACTGTTGTTTGAAGCTCTGGAAATATCGCCCCAAAATCCTTATGTGCTGGTTGCGTTAGGTGATGCCAAACGCATGCAAAAGCAATTTACAACGTCTGCAAAGTATTATGAATTATGCCTTGGGGCAGACCCGCTGAATCCTTTTGCCATGTCAGGTCTTGGTGATGCATACAGGGGCAGCAATAACCTTGACGGCGCCATTGATATTTGGTCCCAGGCCCTTGATGCTTATCCGGAAAACTACCTTGTGATGACCCGCCTGGCTGATGCTCTAACCAAGAAAGGTGACCTTGTCACTGCCCGGAAGATCTACGAAAAAGCCATCAAGCTTAATCCAGAGGATCCCTTTGCTTTGTCTGGTCTTGGAAATCTTCTAGTCCGCCTTAAGGAATTTGACCTATCCCGCCCGTTTCTTGAAAAGTTAGTCATTAAACAGCCCCAAAACCCCAGGGCCATAGGGGCTCTGGCCAATTTTTATCGTAGGCAGGAAGATTTCTCCAATGCTAAGGCCCTGTTCAATCGAATTCTGGATATCGATCCCAACAATGTCTATGCCATGGACGGACTGGCAGATTGTGCCCGGGGCAATAAGGACTATGAAAAAGCCAAACAGCTATGGGGAAAAGCCATGGCAGCCGGAATGAATCCGGCCATCGCGAAAACCCGTATTGCAGATGCCTGCCTGCAGATGCAACAATTTACCCAGGCCCGACAGTATTATGACCAGGTTCTCGCCATGTCCGAGGACAGATTTGCCCTGTTCGGACGACTGCGCCTTATCGAAGCAGAACCGGGAGATGAACGAAATAAGATTATTGATGCGGCTCAGATTCTAAGCCGATTGTTTGCCCTTAATCCATCTGATGACCGGACAATCAATGAATTTAATGTATTCAGGACCCGGTATCCGGAAATTGACACCTATATCCAGGCCTGA
- a CDS encoding 2-hydroxyacyl-CoA dehydratase family protein: protein MKNGLKPFHSTVKDPSSAARAVKKKGRPIIGYLCSYAPEELIFAAGGHPMRLIPSGTSINLSQNHLQPYCCALAREILEQGLSQELTYLDGTVFVHTCDTMQRLSDIWRLNISTAFFSDIVMPVKLHTKSAGEYMQAVLHRFISDMGEYTGKAVTRADLEDAIALFNRIRSTLAHIYKIAAQNPGLISGQDLLTVTKGTMIMDREVADTCLADLARAMESAEKKSKPVTPIILSGSFCDTPEIYTVIEAAGGAVAGDDLCSGMRWFNGDVSTNLPAIQAVAKRYTDRAICPAKHRGTTDRAYALLQLVKETKSQGVIFTVLKFCDPHAFDFPYLKSSLAKEGIPSLLLELDGQRINSGQMATRIETFIQMIQGQEEHWK, encoded by the coding sequence ATGAAAAATGGCTTAAAACCGTTTCATTCAACTGTTAAGGATCCTTCATCCGCAGCCAGGGCCGTTAAAAAGAAGGGCAGACCCATCATCGGTTATCTGTGTTCCTATGCGCCGGAGGAGCTGATTTTTGCTGCAGGCGGCCACCCCATGCGCCTAATTCCGTCCGGAACGTCAATTAATCTCTCCCAGAACCATTTGCAGCCCTATTGCTGCGCCCTGGCCCGTGAGATTCTGGAACAAGGGCTTTCCCAAGAATTAACTTATCTTGACGGCACAGTATTCGTCCACACCTGCGATACAATGCAGCGCCTGTCCGATATCTGGAGACTGAACATCAGTACAGCCTTTTTTTCAGACATCGTTATGCCGGTCAAACTTCACACAAAATCCGCTGGCGAATATATGCAGGCCGTTCTTCATCGTTTTATCTCCGATATGGGGGAATATACAGGTAAAGCCGTAACCCGGGCAGATCTTGAAGATGCCATCGCACTGTTCAACCGCATCCGCAGCACATTGGCCCACATTTATAAAATTGCCGCCCAAAATCCCGGGCTCATTTCAGGACAGGACCTTCTGACCGTGACAAAGGGCACGATGATAATGGACCGTGAAGTTGCGGATACCTGTCTTGCAGATCTTGCCAGAGCCATGGAATCAGCCGAAAAAAAAAGCAAGCCTGTCACACCGATAATCCTTTCAGGCTCTTTTTGTGATACGCCTGAAATTTATACAGTGATTGAAGCAGCGGGCGGTGCTGTGGCAGGTGACGATCTGTGCTCGGGCATGCGCTGGTTCAACGGTGATGTTTCAACAAATTTGCCGGCTATACAGGCTGTGGCAAAACGATACACAGACAGAGCAATTTGCCCGGCCAAGCACAGGGGAACAACTGACAGGGCTTACGCCCTCCTCCAGCTTGTAAAAGAAACCAAATCCCAGGGCGTTATTTTCACAGTGCTTAAATTCTGCGACCCCCACGCTTTTGACTTTCCATATCTGAAATCCAGCCTTGCCAAGGAGGGTATCCCAAGCTTACTTCTTGAACTGGATGGCCAGCGAATCAATTCAGGCCAGATGGCCACCCGCATCGAAACCTTTATCCAGATGATTCAAGGGCAAGAGGAGCACTGGAAATGA
- a CDS encoding 2-hydroxyacyl-CoA dehydratase — protein sequence MTDITPKHKIASAKKMRQIMTDYYLDALTAKENNKTVAWITSGGPVEPLIAMDIIPVYPENHGAMIGSAKMGEELCIKAEELGFSQDLCSYARSDIGCAVAGGGPIGGLPRPDMLICCNNICGTVIKWYEVQARYFNVPLFILDTPVCHTGFTPEIAAYVHGQIHEYVAFLEQTTGRKFDNDKMTQVGTLSLKGQQLWQKVLNTAATKPSPMSAFDAFFFLALIVTLRGTQTAVDFYTELLQEMQDRVDSGIGVVPGEQYRLLWDNLPVWYNLKWLSNTFSDHKACLVADTYTSAWCSALQYIDPENFLDSMAQAYTRIYLNIGIDAMADQILEMIKFYDVNGLVMHSNRSCKPYSFGQMDIMTKIRKETGLPVLMIEADMVDPRSFSESQIRTRIDAFMEIVAMKRT from the coding sequence ATGACGGACATCACCCCAAAGCATAAAATCGCATCTGCCAAAAAGATGCGTCAAATCATGACAGACTATTATCTGGATGCTCTGACTGCCAAAGAAAACAACAAAACCGTGGCCTGGATCACTTCAGGGGGGCCGGTGGAACCCCTGATTGCCATGGACATCATTCCGGTGTACCCGGAAAACCACGGTGCCATGATCGGCTCTGCAAAAATGGGAGAAGAGTTGTGTATCAAGGCCGAAGAACTTGGTTTCAGCCAGGACCTATGCTCCTATGCCCGCTCAGATATCGGCTGTGCCGTTGCCGGAGGCGGTCCCATTGGCGGCCTCCCCAGACCAGACATGCTCATCTGCTGCAACAATATCTGCGGCACCGTCATCAAATGGTATGAAGTTCAGGCAAGATATTTTAATGTACCTCTGTTCATCCTTGACACTCCGGTCTGCCACACCGGCTTCACGCCTGAAATCGCAGCGTATGTCCATGGCCAGATTCATGAATATGTCGCATTTTTAGAACAAACAACAGGCCGCAAGTTTGACAACGATAAAATGACCCAGGTGGGAACATTATCCCTAAAAGGGCAGCAACTTTGGCAGAAAGTGCTGAACACAGCGGCCACCAAACCATCTCCCATGAGCGCATTTGATGCGTTTTTTTTTCTGGCGCTCATCGTCACTTTGCGCGGAACCCAAACCGCCGTTGATTTTTACACCGAACTGCTGCAGGAGATGCAGGATCGGGTGGACAGCGGCATTGGCGTGGTGCCCGGCGAACAATACCGGCTTTTATGGGACAATCTGCCTGTATGGTACAATCTTAAATGGCTGTCCAACACCTTTTCTGACCACAAAGCCTGCCTTGTGGCAGACACCTATACCTCGGCCTGGTGCTCTGCCTTGCAGTATATTGATCCTGAAAATTTTTTAGATTCCATGGCCCAAGCCTATACCCGAATTTATCTGAACATCGGTATTGACGCCATGGCAGACCAGATCCTGGAAATGATAAAATTCTATGATGTGAATGGCCTTGTCATGCACTCCAACCGCTCCTGCAAGCCCTACTCCTTTGGACAGATGGATATCATGACAAAAATCAGAAAAGAAACAGGCCTGCCGGTTCTGATGATTGAAGCAGACATGGTGGACCCGAGAAGCTTTTCCGAATCCCAGATCAGGACACGGATTGACGCGTTTATGGAAATCGTGGCCATGAAACGGACATAA
- a CDS encoding acyl-CoA dehydratase activase, which translates to MIYAGIDIGSLTAKAAIIKKDPGTGEISLLGTKVMRAGYDPEKAGKEILAALLGQTGTDRGRITGIVATGYGRNAVEGADKPMSEIICHGAGAHFFHPGVRGVIDVGGQDCKAISLNSRGQVADFAMNDKCAAGTGRFFEVMAETMELDIDQLGPLGLTADNPAKISSICTVFAESEVISLIAARQSRPNIIAGILESASLRVASLASRANLSSPVMMTGGGAKNTGLVKILEKCLGYGIIVNKFPQENGAVGAAVLAAGLNRV; encoded by the coding sequence TTGATTTATGCAGGCATTGATATCGGATCCCTTACGGCAAAGGCGGCCATTATTAAAAAAGATCCTGGAACAGGCGAAATTTCCCTGCTTGGGACAAAGGTCATGCGCGCCGGATACGATCCGGAAAAAGCCGGAAAAGAAATCCTGGCCGCCTTACTGGGTCAGACCGGCACCGACCGGGGCCGGATCACCGGTATTGTGGCCACAGGGTACGGAAGGAATGCCGTTGAAGGAGCGGATAAACCCATGTCCGAAATCATCTGTCATGGGGCCGGTGCCCATTTTTTCCATCCGGGAGTCAGAGGCGTCATTGATGTCGGCGGCCAGGACTGCAAAGCCATTTCGCTGAATTCCAGGGGCCAGGTGGCGGATTTCGCCATGAATGATAAATGTGCGGCAGGCACCGGCCGCTTCTTTGAAGTCATGGCCGAAACCATGGAACTGGACATTGATCAGCTTGGACCCTTGGGGCTGACAGCAGACAATCCGGCCAAGATTTCTTCCATATGCACGGTCTTCGCCGAATCTGAAGTGATTTCCCTGATTGCGGCAAGGCAGTCCCGACCCAATATCATCGCAGGCATTCTTGAATCGGCATCTCTGAGGGTGGCAAGCCTTGCTTCCCGGGCAAATCTGTCATCCCCTGTGATGATGACGGGGGGAGGAGCTAAAAATACAGGCCTTGTAAAAATCCTTGAAAAATGCCTGGGCTATGGCATCATAGTGAATAAATTCCCCCAGGAAAACGGCGCTGTGGGAGCGGCAGTTCTTGCCGCAGGATTAAATAGAGTCTGA